From Molothrus aeneus isolate 106 chromosome 18, BPBGC_Maene_1.0, whole genome shotgun sequence, a single genomic window includes:
- the GOLGA3 gene encoding golgin subfamily A member 3, translating to MDSSSVQQDVHLESRSGNGAPSSSEELSDCKAKSQLLTTDEINTTSNNINEVPNEEGSLEINSKVDACQNGPESLCLDSPGSFDPTSSEQGEESSPGSVESSLPLENEEQIRLQARRRLEEQLKQYRVKRHQERSSQSTSKTRPSSTLDPELMLNPEILPRASTVAMTKEYSFLRTSVPRGPKLGSLGLPASSKERRSSKSKASKIRSLADYRTEDSDARNATGNSVAPDLPGGALTQSRSGPTSVVSEISLPSDVDDRVENSSLAGDSISEIDGSEVGMRLDGNESDSSTYSSVSGKGLYSSLQNAEGKQDTPYTINGQKIHPEAMGQFPSLSEVLQAAAVEHQAQEQEVNGEVRSRRDSISSSVSMESSIAGTHDEMLQVMKEKMRLEGQLEALSLEANQALKEKTELQAQLAALNMKLQAQMEHSQNSQQKQESLSSEVATLKQSCWDLERAMADLQNALEAKNASLASSNNDLQLAEEQYQRLLQKVEDMQKNVLTRDSTVHDLRQQLASLQTQLQKVQLERTTLTNKLKASETEITSLQNVRQWYQQQLVLAQEARVRLQSEMANIQAGQMTQAGMLEHLKLENVALSQQLTETQHRSIKEKERIAAQLQNIEADMLDQEAAFMQIQEAKSMVEEDLQRKLEEFEDEKEQLQKMADSAATLEQELEQVKLTLHQRDLQLESLQQEHLDLMKQLTLTQETLHTKEQSLDDLQTQYDELKARLEELQSDAASKDDTIQYLQNEKIVLEVALQAAKASKEQLDEGATRLGEGTEVTSEILEQLKQEMAIKSSQVENLQQENASLKKQLQKVKEQFLKEKVMVEAYRRDASSKDQLISELKATKKRLDSELKEIKKELLKIQIEKQSLESEHSKLQKEVSQVHQQMVELENHLQSVQKERDDMETRLQSLQFDKEQMESLAEANQALKQQVEQMQEEAKKAITEQKQKMKRLGSDLTSAQKEMKAKHKAYENAVSILSRRLQESLTAKESAEAELSKLKAQITDGGNDQIAQEKIQALKTELRALSSSKLMLEKELQEVISLTSQELEEYREKVLELEDELQESRGFRKKIKRLEEMNKKLALELEHERGKLTGLSQSNAALREHNNILETALAKREADLVQLNLQVQAVLKRKEEEDQQMQQLIQALQASLEKEKLKVKDLQKQEAAAKADAAHNRRHHRAAMLELSEIKKELHAKELLVQALQAEVDKLQVEDEKHSQEVSQFQQELAEATSQLQVLQKNLDDKLSEQPLVSQEVEDLKWEVERKEREIETLKQQLDMTEQRSHKELEGIQVVLQNIKTELEMVREDLSATQKDKFMLQAKVTELKNSMKSLLQQNQQLKLDLKHGKMKKRKELKGENNSSNPVTPVKIPDCPVPAALLEELLKPTAVSKEPLKNLNSCLRQLKQEMDSLQRQMEEHTITVHESMSSWTQIEGKLMDLTSTSPTSASDQQETPTADEKKENCSVSDKEALTL from the exons GCTCTGTAGAGTCTTCACTGCCACTGGAAAATGAAGAACAAATCAGACTTCAGGCAAGAAGGCGTCTGGAAGAGCAGCTCAAACAATACCGAGTGAAGAGACACCAAGAAAGA TCGAGTCAGTCTACATCCAAAACCCGTCCCTCCAGCACCCTGGATCCTGAGCTGATGTTGAATCCAGAAATCCTGCCAAGAGCCAGCACTGTAGCAATGACTAAAGAATATTCCTTTTTGCGGACCAGCGTCCCCAGGGGGCCAAAGCTGGGTAGCCTGGGACTTCCAGCATCctcaaaagaaagaagaagctCAAAATCTAAGGCCAGCAAGATCCGGTCCTTGGCTGACTACAGAACGGAAGATTCAGATGCTCGAAATGCTACTGGGAATTCCGTGGCTCCTGACTTACCTGGGGGGGCTCTGACACAAAGCAGAAGTGGCCCAACATCAGTTGTGTCTGAGATCAGTCTGCCCTCTGACGTGGATGATCGGGTAGAGAATTCCTCCTTGGCAGGAGACAGCATTTCAGAGATTGATGGCAGTGAAGTGGGAATGAGGCTGGATGGAAATGAGAGTGACAGCTCTACCTACAGCAGTGTATCAGGGAAAGGGCTGTATAGCAGTTTGCAGAATGCAGAAGGCAAACAGGACACTCCATATACAATAAATGGCCAGAAGATACATCCTGAAGCAATGGGGCAATTTCCTTCCCTTAGTGAggtgctgcaggctgcagcagtggagCACCAGGCCCAAGAGCAAGAAGTTAATGGGGAGGTACGGAGCAGGAGAGACAGTATTTCTAGCAG TGTTTCTATGGAAAGCTCTATCGCAGGAACTCATGACGAGATGCTGCAGGTTATGAAGGAGAAGATGAGACTTGAAGGGCAACTAGAAGCACTCTCACTAGAAGCTAATCAG GCTCTCAAAGAGAAGACTGAGCTACAAGCCCAACTTGCAGCTTTGAACATGAAGCTTCAGGCACAGATGGAGCACAGCCAAAACAGCCAGCAGAAGCAGGAATCCCTGAGCTCAGAAGTGGCCACATTAAAGCAGTCTTGCTGGGATCTGGAACGAGCAATGGCTGACCTGCAAAATGCCTTGGAAGCAAAGAATGCCAGTTTGGCTTCTTCAAACAATGATTTGCAATTAGCAGAGGAGCAGTACCAGAGACTCCTGCAGAAGGTTGAAGATATGCAAAAAAATGTTCTCACCAGAGACAGTACAG ttCATGACCTGCGACAGCAGTTGGCTTCCTTGCAGACCCAGCTTCAGAAGGTGCAGCTGGAACGGACCACACTGACCAACAAGCTGAAGGCATCTGAAACAGAAATCACATCTCTCCAAAATGTGAGGCAGTGgtaccagcagcagctggtccTGGCACAGGAGGCCCGTGTCAGGCTGCAGAGTGAGATGGCCAATATACAG gCTGGGCAAATGACTCAAGCAGGGATGCTGGAACATCTCAAACTAGAGAATGTGGCCCTGTCTCAGCAGCTGACTGAAACCCAGCACAGGTCCATTAAAGAAAAGGAACGTATTGCAGCACAACTACAAAACATTGAG GCTGACATGTTAGATCAGGAAGCTGCCTTCATGCAGATCCAGGAGGCTAAAAGCATGGTGGAAGAAGACTTGCAGAGGAAATTAGAGGAGTTTGAGGATGAGAAAGAACAGCTTCAGAAAATGGCTGATTCTGCAGCAACATTGGAGCAAGAATTGGAACAG GTCAAGTTGACTTTGCATCAGCGAGATCTGCAGCTTGAATCCTTGCAGCAAGAACACCTCGACCTGATGAAGCAGTTGACTCTAACCCAGGAGACACTGCACACCAAAGAGCAGTCCCTGGATGACCTGCAAACACAGTATGATGAACTGAAGGCCAGGCTAGAAGAGCTCCAGAGTGATGCTGCTTCTAAAGATGACACAATCCAGTATTTGCAGAATGAGAAGATTGTGTTGGAggtggctctgcaggcagcaaaaGCAAGTAAAGAGCAACTTGATGAAGGGGCCACACGCCTTGGAGAAGGTACAGAGGTAACATCAGAAATCTTGGAGCAGCTGAAGCAAGAAATGGCAATCAAGTCAAGCCAG GTGGAAAATCTGCAACAAGAAAATGCCAGCCTCAAAAAACAGCTTCAAAAAGTGAAGGAacagttcctgaaggagaag GTCATGGTGGAAGCTTATCGAAGAGATGCCAGCTCCAAGGACCAGCTCATCAGTGAGCTGAAAGCGACAAAGAAGCGCCTGGACTCGGAGCTGAAGGAGATAAaaaaagagctgctgaaaaTCCAAATTGAGAAACAGTCACTCGAATCTGAGCATTCAAAACTGCAGAAGGAAGTATCTCAGGTTCACCAGCAGATGGTGGAACTAGAAAATCACCTCCAGTCAGTGCAGAAAGAACGAGATGATATGGAAACACGCCTGCAG TCTTTGCAGTTCGATAAGGAACAAATGGAATCTCTTGCTGAGGCAAATCAGGCATTAAAACAACAAGTAGAACAAATGCAAGAAGAAGCAAAAAA GGCCATTACagagcagaaacagaaaatgaagcGTCTCGGGTCAGACCTGACCAGTGCTCAGAAAGAGatgaaagcaaaacacaaagcctatGAGAATGCAGTCAGCATTCTCAGTCGGAGGCTGCAGGAATCTCTTACTGCAAAGGAAtctgctgaggcagagctgagcaaacTAAAAGCACAAATTACTGATGGTGGGAATGACCAGATTGCTCAG GAGAAGATCCAAGCTCTGAAGACAGAACTgcgagctctgagcagcagtaAGTTGATGCTGGAAAAAGAGTTGCAAGAAGTGATTTCACTGACCAGCCAGGAGCTTGAAGAATACAGAGAGAAAGTGCTGGAACTTGAAGATGAG CTCCAGGAATCTAGAGGCTTCAGGAAGAAGATAAAACGTTTAGAAGAAATGAATAAGAAGTTGGCCCTCGAACTGGAACATGAACGTGGAAAACTTACAGGTCTCAGCCAGTCCAACGCCGCTTTGCGGGAACACAACAATATCCTCGAAACAGCATTAGCAAAAAGAGAGGCAGACTTGGTACAGCTGAATCTACAG GTTCAGGCAGTCCTAAAGcggaaagaggaagaggatcAGCAAATGCAACAACTTATTCAAGCTTTACAGGCTTCCTTAGAGAAGGAAAAGTTAAAAGTTAAAGACCTTCAGAAGCAG gaagcagcagccaaagcgGATGCAGCCCACAACCGGCGACACCACCGGGCAGCCATGCTGGAGCTCAGTGAGATCAAGAAGGAGCTCCACGCCAAAGAGCTGCTGGTCCAGGCCCTGCAGGCTGAGGTGGACAAGCTGCA GGTAGAGGATGAAAAACATTCCCAGGAGGTATCTCAGTTCCAGCAAGAGCTGGCAGAAGCCACATCTCAGCTCCAAGTTCTGCAGAAAAACCTGGATGACAAACTTAGTGAACAGCCTCTAGTAAGCCAAGAG GTGGAAGACCTGAAGTGGGAAGTAGAacgaaaagaaagagaaattgaaaCACTtaagcagcagctggacatgACTGAACAGCGCAGTCACAAAGAGTTAGAAGGGATACAAGTTGTCCTGCAG AACATCAAGACTGAGTTAGAGATGGTGAGGGAAGACCTGTCAGCAACTCAGAAGGATAAGTTTATGCTGCAGGCTAAAGTGACTGAACTGAAGAACAGCATGAAgtcactgctgcagcaaaaccagcagctgaAGTTGGACCTGAAGCATGGCAAGATGAAGAAG aggaaagagctgaaaGGCGAGAATAACTCTTCCAATCCAGTGACTCCAGTCAAGATTCCTGACTGTCCAGTGCCTGCTGCCTTGCTGGAAGAACTGCTGAAACCAACAGCTGTGAGCAAGGAGCCTCTAAAGAACCTGAACAGCTGTCTCCGGCAGCTAAA GCAAGAAATGGACAGCCTTCAGCGGCAGATGGAGGAACACACCATTACAGTACATGAATCAATGTCTTCATGGACTCAGATTGAGGGCAAGTTGATGGACCTTACTTCTACAAGTCCTACAAGTGCATCAGACCAGCAGGAGACTCCTACTGcagatgaaaagaaagagaattgtAGTGTTAGTGACAAGGAAGCTTTGACACTATAA